A stretch of the Nicotiana tabacum cultivar K326 chromosome 6, ASM71507v2, whole genome shotgun sequence genome encodes the following:
- the LOC142181785 gene encoding uncharacterized protein LOC142181785: MASDMTIPWLVGGDFNVIWDEEEKYGGLSVSLIEVDDFRHCINTCNLTDLGFKGSIFTWWNGRSEEDYIFKRLDRCFGNNELQQTFPGLEITHLSKIGSDHCPMLLKCDIETPPIKKSFRFLNFWTKHETFKDVVKDNWNADFSANPFCIFNYKLKKLKQAVSTWSRATYGDIFQKIARLEEVVLVHERQFEVNPT, translated from the coding sequence ATGGCATCAGATATGACAATACCTTGGCTAGTTGGAGGCGACTTTAATGTGATATGGGATGAGGAAGAGAAATATGGGGGATTGTCAGTTTCACTCATTGAAGTAGATGACTTCAGACACTGCATCAATACCTGCAACTTGACAGACTTGGGTTTTAAAGGAAgcatatttacatggtggaatggaaGATCAGAGGAGGACTACATTTTTAAAAGATTGGACAGATGTTTTGGCAATAATGAATTGCAACAGACCTTTCCTGGATTGGAGATAACTCACCTATCCAAAATCGGGTCTGATCATTGCCCAATGCTGCTGAAATGTGATATAGAAACTCCTCCAATTAAGAAGTCATTCAGATTTCTTAACTTCTGGACAAAGCATGAAACCTTCAAAGATGTAGTAAAGGATAATTGGAATGCTGATTTTAGTGCTAACCCTTTCTGCATTTTTAACTACAAGTTAAAGAAGCTTAAACAAGCAGTATCTACCTGGAGCAGAGCTACATATGGGGATATATTCCAGAAGATTGCAAGACTTGAGGAGGTGGTCTTGGTTCATGAAAGACAATTTGAAGTCAATCCTACATAG